From a single Nostoc sp. MS1 genomic region:
- a CDS encoding acetyltransferase, with amino-acid sequence MFKPRTVFSALTAIILAFAISIQIDIQPALATGGTCNPTFGNLPVCPSTAPSESASFVDPTATITNPTNITLGEKVYVAPFAELNATNGSISIAADSNAQDQVKIIASGAGVQIGERVIMAHMAVIKGAAKVGTQGSTGPFTDPVTNTQFSNTTPETFLAFNCEIDGATVERNTVVNFLARVGPGVTLPAGKVVLPGKNVTTNLEANSGLLGKVANLTQADVALMEGIIEVNEAFAKGYTELARADLTNVTGINYAPVTSFNPGGLPQIGGSATRDPNYRNRIIGNLTFQDTLANLQHKLGNRISLRADEGQPFNVGSIAGMANDVVFHALETTSLTLGNGIGYGPRSLVHGGRQVVNGVANGPETSVGDAVGLGPNSVIFRARIGERSALGQRSAVFNSTLPPRTHVRSRVIYADNGSLIAPVEW; translated from the coding sequence ATGTTCAAACCTCGCACAGTTTTTAGTGCCTTAACTGCGATTATCCTTGCGTTTGCGATTAGCATACAGATAGATATACAACCCGCACTAGCCACAGGAGGAACGTGTAATCCTACTTTCGGAAACCTACCTGTATGCCCAAGTACAGCGCCTTCCGAGTCAGCTAGTTTCGTTGACCCAACGGCAACAATTACCAATCCTACAAATATAACCTTGGGCGAAAAAGTCTATGTTGCCCCATTTGCTGAGTTAAACGCTACTAATGGGTCTATTAGCATCGCAGCAGATTCTAATGCTCAAGACCAGGTGAAAATCATCGCTTCGGGAGCGGGAGTGCAGATTGGCGAACGTGTGATTATGGCACACATGGCCGTTATTAAAGGCGCAGCTAAAGTCGGAACTCAGGGTTCAACTGGTCCTTTCACTGACCCAGTTACCAATACTCAGTTCAGCAACACTACTCCAGAGACATTTCTCGCCTTCAACTGTGAAATAGATGGTGCAACTGTAGAAAGAAACACAGTAGTTAACTTTCTCGCACGAGTTGGCCCTGGTGTTACTTTACCCGCCGGTAAAGTTGTTCTACCTGGTAAAAACGTCACAACTAACCTAGAAGCTAATAGCGGCCTCTTAGGGAAAGTCGCCAACCTAACACAAGCAGACGTTGCATTGATGGAAGGTATTATCGAAGTTAATGAAGCATTTGCCAAAGGTTATACAGAATTAGCTAGGGCAGATTTGACAAACGTAACAGGGATAAATTACGCCCCAGTTACCTCTTTTAACCCTGGCGGTCTGCCGCAGATAGGTGGAAGTGCAACTCGTGATCCAAACTATCGTAACCGCATCATCGGCAATCTCACTTTTCAAGATACTTTAGCAAACCTCCAACACAAACTAGGTAATAGAATTTCGCTGCGTGCTGATGAGGGTCAACCTTTTAATGTTGGGTCAATTGCTGGGATGGCAAACGATGTTGTATTTCACGCTTTAGAAACCACTAGTTTGACTCTTGGTAATGGAATTGGTTATGGGCCTCGCTCTCTAGTTCATGGCGGTAGGCAGGTTGTCAATGGTGTTGCTAATGGCCCTGAAACCAGCGTAGGTGATGCCGTAGGTTTAGGGCCGAACTCTGTTATATTCCGTGCCAGGATTGGCGAAAGATCAGCACTTGGGCAAAGAAGCGCAGTCTTTAATTCTACATTACCTCCTAGAACTCATGTCCGTTCTAGGGTAATTTATGCCGACAACGGCAGCCTGATTGCACCTGTGGAGTGGTAA